One genomic region from Mycobacterium basiliense encodes:
- a CDS encoding PPE family protein, with the protein MNFAVLSPEANSARILSGPGPGPLLAAAAAWDGIGDELSSAANAFSSLTSELTGVAWQGPSALAMANVAASYVGWLGSAASGAAATARQAATSAAVFEAARTATVPLEMVAANRSALMSMVASNIFGLNAPAIAAIEAQYEQMWAQNVGAMFGYHAGVSEALSQLAPWQEMLSSVPRQVAGALERTSAAAAAAISPTAVTAADAALPAAATDVTLVIGGSGYPIPSQSYVENVVNNFVTPNFPAFTVSNAISLFTPAESYWITGIKTMTEDASWAEGLTILDTAIKEQLAAGNNVVVQGYSQGAGIASLEMENLKAAGVSPSSVSFSLVGNAMNPNGGLYERFAGLVSPSLGKTFWGATPDNYYPTAMYTLEYDGFADFPQYPLNFVSDLNAIMGIYYVHTQYPTLTAAQVATAITLPTEGSTMTDYYLIPTENLPLLEPLRGVPFIGNTLADLVQPNLKVIVNLGYGDPNYGYSTGPANVPTPFGLFPDVDPGTVFDALVAGTQQGINDAAADISAWQLPSVPDISLSSISDALGSDPLSALGDVTLPTLSVSSIENAIKAIQTATTDIAKTISFDASTAYATLLPTADVVNAMVTTLPAYDLKLFLDGILQVLNGDPAGFIYALGAPVAANVALLTLLAGFNLYAYLYAFNQIVPGVI; encoded by the coding sequence GTGAACTTTGCGGTCCTGTCGCCAGAGGCGAATTCGGCTCGAATTCTTAGCGGTCCGGGACCGGGGCCGCTTCTGGCCGCGGCAGCGGCCTGGGATGGCATCGGAGATGAGTTGTCCTCGGCGGCCAACGCGTTCTCGTCGCTGACGTCGGAGCTCACCGGGGTGGCGTGGCAGGGCCCGTCGGCGTTGGCGATGGCCAATGTTGCCGCCTCGTATGTGGGGTGGCTGGGATCCGCGGCGTCCGGCGCGGCCGCGACCGCGCGTCAAGCCGCGACGTCGGCCGCAGTGTTCGAGGCCGCGCGCACGGCCACGGTTCCGCTGGAAATGGTGGCGGCGAACCGGTCTGCGTTGATGTCGATGGTGGCGTCCAACATCTTTGGGCTCAACGCGCCGGCGATCGCGGCGATCGAGGCGCAGTACGAGCAGATGTGGGCACAGAATGTGGGCGCCATGTTTGGCTACCACGCCGGCGTCTCGGAGGCACTCTCGCAGCTCGCGCCATGGCAGGAAATGTTGTCGAGCGTGCCGCGGCAGGTGGCCGGGGCCCTGGAACGGACGTCGGCGGCCGCCGCGGCGGCGATCAGCCCCACCGCCGTGACAGCGGCGGATGCGGCGTTACCGGCGGCGGCAACCGACGTCACGTTGGTGATAGGTGGCAGCGGCTACCCGATACCTTCGCAAAGTTACGTCGAAAATGTCGTGAACAATTTCGTCACTCCCAATTTCCCCGCCTTTACTGTAAGCAACGCGATCTCCCTGTTTACCCCTGCCGAGTCGTATTGGATTACCGGTATTAAAACCATGACCGAGGACGCGTCGTGGGCGGAAGGCCTGACCATCCTGGACACCGCGATCAAGGAGCAATTGGCCGCCGGAAACAACGTTGTCGTTCAGGGCTACTCCCAGGGCGCTGGGATTGCATCGCTAGAAATGGAAAACCTCAAGGCGGCGGGTGTGTCGCCTAGCTCGGTAAGCTTTTCGTTGGTCGGTAATGCCATGAACCCCAACGGCGGCTTGTACGAGCGCTTCGCGGGTTTGGTTTCACCAAGTCTCGGCAAAACGTTTTGGGGCGCGACCCCGGATAATTACTATCCGACGGCGATGTACACCCTCGAATACGACGGTTTCGCCGACTTTCCCCAATACCCGCTCAATTTCGTGTCCGACCTCAACGCCATTATGGGCATCTACTACGTGCACACCCAGTATCCGACTCTCACCGCCGCGCAAGTCGCCACGGCTATCACCTTGCCGACGGAGGGATCAACGATGACCGACTACTACTTGATTCCGACCGAAAATCTGCCGCTGCTGGAGCCGTTGCGTGGGGTGCCGTTCATCGGGAACACCCTGGCGGACCTGGTCCAACCGAACCTGAAGGTGATCGTGAACCTGGGCTACGGCGACCCCAACTATGGCTATTCGACCGGACCGGCCAATGTGCCGACCCCGTTTGGTTTGTTCCCCGATGTCGACCCGGGCACGGTATTCGACGCGTTGGTTGCCGGCACTCAACAAGGCATTAACGATGCCGCCGCCGATATCAGTGCGTGGCAATTGCCGTCGGTGCCCGACATTTCGCTGTCGAGCATCTCGGACGCGCTTGGCTCAGATCCGTTGTCGGCACTTGGCGACGTGACCTTGCCGACGCTGTCGGTGTCATCGATCGAAAACGCCATTAAGGCGATCCAGACTGCGACAACCGACATCGCCAAAACCATCTCATTCGATGCCAGTACGGCGTACGCAACCTTGCTACCCACCGCAGATGTCGTGAACGCGATGGTCACGACCCTCCCCGCCTACGATCTCAAGCTATTCCTGGACGGGATTCTGCAGGTGCTCAATGGTGATCCCGCCGGCTTCATTTATGCACTCGGCGCCCCGGTCGCCGCCAATGTGGCGCTGCTCACACTGCTGGCCGGCTTTAACCTTTATGCCTACTTGTATGCCTTCAACCAGATTGTGCCCGGCGTCATTTGA
- a CDS encoding NADPH:quinone oxidoreductase family protein, with product MRAIRVTRLDGPDAVEVAEIDEPTGDGVVVEVHAAGVAFPDALLTRGLYQYRPQLPFVLGAEIAGVVRSAPDGCHVGAGDRVVGLTMLSGGMAEVAVLSPDRVFKLPDNVSFEAGAGLLFNDLTVYFALNVRGRLQRGETVLVHGAAGGIGTSALRLAPVLGAARTIAVVSTEDKGTIATAAGATDVILADGFKDAVKELTNGRGVDVVVDPVGGDRFTDSLRSLAPGGRLLVIGFTGGEIPTVKVNRLLLNNIDVVGVGWGAWAGTHPGALAEQWAALNELLSSGKLPPPKPAVYPLQRAAAAVASLENRSARGKVVLRVRD from the coding sequence ATGCGCGCGATAAGGGTGACTCGGCTCGATGGTCCGGACGCGGTAGAGGTGGCCGAGATCGACGAACCCACCGGCGACGGGGTGGTCGTCGAAGTGCACGCTGCCGGCGTGGCCTTCCCCGATGCGCTACTCACCCGCGGCCTCTATCAGTACAGACCGCAGCTCCCCTTCGTCCTCGGAGCCGAGATCGCCGGGGTGGTTCGGTCCGCACCGGATGGTTGTCACGTGGGCGCCGGCGACCGAGTTGTTGGCCTGACCATGCTTTCCGGCGGCATGGCCGAGGTCGCGGTGCTCTCCCCCGATCGGGTATTCAAGCTGCCCGACAACGTCAGCTTCGAAGCCGGGGCCGGATTGCTGTTCAACGACCTTACGGTGTATTTCGCCCTGAACGTCCGCGGCCGACTACAGCGCGGCGAGACGGTGCTGGTGCACGGCGCGGCCGGTGGGATCGGAACGTCGGCGCTGCGGCTGGCGCCCGTGCTCGGGGCCGCTCGCACGATTGCGGTGGTGAGCACCGAGGACAAAGGCACGATCGCGACGGCCGCCGGTGCCACCGACGTGATCTTGGCCGACGGTTTCAAGGACGCGGTCAAGGAGCTCACCAACGGTCGGGGCGTTGACGTGGTCGTGGACCCGGTCGGCGGTGACCGCTTCACCGATTCGCTGCGCTCACTGGCCCCCGGCGGACGACTGCTGGTCATTGGCTTCACCGGTGGTGAGATACCAACGGTCAAGGTAAACCGGCTGCTGCTGAACAACATTGACGTGGTGGGCGTCGGCTGGGGTGCCTGGGCCGGAACTCATCCGGGCGCGCTGGCCGAGCAATGGGCCGCCCTCAATGAGCTGCTGAGTTCGGGCAAGCTACCGCCACCCAAACCGGCGGTCTACCCGCTGCAGCGGGCGGCGGCCGCGGTGGCATCGCTGGAGAATCGCTCCGCCCGGGGCAAGGTGGTTTTGCGGGTCCGGGACTAG
- a CDS encoding acrylyl-CoA reductase family protein — MDTFHALVAHQKGDQITASIRTLTSSDLPPGDVTIRVLFSSINFKDALALTPGSGVVRKYPVVPGIDLTGEVVESQSPEFAVGDKVLAHGYQIGTGHHGGYAEYARLPAEQVVALGTLSPHEGAAIGTAGFTAAMSVQALVDWGIAADAGPVVVTGASGGVGSIGVDLLAAAGYQVVASTGKPQAAELLKSLGATEVIGRLPADPDAQARPLAASRWAAGVDCVGGATLADLLSAVNYGGAVAASGLTGGAALHTTVMPFILRGVALLGMDSVLMPIDRRRDLWARLGDALRPPHLAEVTTDVDIKDVVGVLDQLRAGEFTGRAVVRVAGAF; from the coding sequence ATGGACACGTTTCACGCGCTGGTCGCGCACCAGAAGGGGGATCAGATCACCGCGTCGATCCGGACGCTGACATCGTCAGACCTGCCACCGGGCGACGTGACGATCCGTGTGCTCTTCTCGAGCATCAACTTCAAGGATGCGTTGGCGTTGACGCCCGGAAGCGGTGTGGTGCGTAAATACCCGGTCGTGCCCGGCATCGATCTGACCGGCGAAGTCGTCGAATCCCAGTCACCGGAATTCGCCGTCGGCGACAAGGTCCTGGCCCACGGCTACCAGATCGGCACCGGCCACCACGGCGGCTACGCCGAGTACGCCCGGCTGCCGGCCGAACAGGTGGTCGCCCTGGGCACCTTGAGCCCGCACGAGGGCGCGGCGATCGGGACGGCCGGCTTCACCGCGGCGATGAGCGTTCAGGCGCTGGTCGACTGGGGTATTGCTGCAGACGCCGGACCCGTCGTCGTCACTGGCGCATCCGGCGGCGTCGGCTCGATCGGCGTCGACCTGTTGGCAGCCGCCGGCTACCAGGTGGTGGCCTCGACCGGAAAACCCCAGGCGGCCGAGCTGCTGAAATCGTTAGGGGCCACCGAGGTCATCGGTCGTTTGCCGGCGGATCCCGATGCGCAAGCGCGACCATTGGCCGCATCACGCTGGGCCGCGGGGGTGGACTGCGTCGGCGGCGCGACGCTGGCCGACTTACTCAGCGCCGTCAACTACGGCGGTGCCGTGGCCGCCAGCGGCCTCACTGGTGGCGCCGCGCTACACACCACGGTGATGCCGTTCATCCTGCGCGGCGTTGCGTTGCTGGGGATGGACTCGGTGCTCATGCCTATCGACCGCCGCCGAGACCTGTGGGCACGTCTCGGCGATGCGCTGCGACCACCTCACCTGGCCGAAGTCACCACCGACGTCGATATCAAAGACGTGGTCGGTGTGCTCGATCAGCTGCGCGCAGGGGAATTCACCGGCCGGGCTGTAGTGCGGGTGGCCGGCGCGTTCTAG
- a CDS encoding acyl-CoA dehydrogenase family protein → MAINLELPHKLQAVLTKTHQGVAELVRPIARKYDLKEHAYPVELDTLITLFEAASESYSFAGADALRDAEEIKDNHNGANMAALLQTLEASWADVAMMLTIPYQGLGNAAISAVATDEQLERLGKVWAAMAITEPGFGSDSAAVSTTATLDGDEYVINGEKIFVTAGSRATHIVVWATLDKSKGRAAIKSFVVPREHPGVIVERLEYKLGIKGSDTAVIRFDNARIPKDNLLGNPEIEEGKGFSGVMETFDNTRPIVAAMAVGIGRAALEEIRKILADAGVEIDYDRPAHAQSAAAAEFLRMEADWEASYLLSLRAAWQADNNIPNSKEASMSKAKAGRMASDVTLKVVELAGTTGYSEQTLLEKWGRDSKILDIFEGTQQIQQLVVARRLLGLSSAELK, encoded by the coding sequence ATGGCAATCAATCTGGAACTACCGCACAAACTGCAGGCAGTCCTCACCAAGACCCATCAGGGCGTCGCCGAGTTGGTTCGGCCAATCGCCCGCAAGTACGACCTGAAAGAGCACGCCTACCCGGTCGAGCTCGACACCCTGATCACGCTGTTCGAGGCGGCATCTGAGTCCTACAGCTTCGCCGGGGCCGATGCGCTCCGCGACGCCGAGGAGATCAAGGACAACCACAACGGTGCCAACATGGCCGCCCTGCTGCAAACGCTGGAGGCCAGCTGGGCCGATGTCGCGATGATGCTGACCATTCCCTATCAGGGACTGGGCAATGCCGCCATCTCCGCGGTCGCCACCGATGAACAGCTGGAACGCCTCGGCAAGGTATGGGCGGCCATGGCGATCACCGAACCGGGTTTCGGGTCGGACTCGGCGGCCGTGTCGACCACCGCGACCCTCGACGGCGACGAGTATGTGATCAACGGCGAGAAGATCTTCGTCACCGCGGGTTCACGCGCTACCCACATCGTGGTGTGGGCCACGCTGGACAAATCCAAGGGGCGTGCGGCCATCAAGTCGTTCGTCGTGCCGCGCGAGCATCCCGGCGTCATCGTCGAACGGCTTGAGTACAAGCTCGGCATCAAGGGTTCTGATACCGCGGTGATCCGCTTCGACAACGCACGCATTCCCAAAGACAACTTGTTGGGCAACCCGGAAATCGAAGAAGGCAAAGGCTTTTCCGGGGTCATGGAAACCTTTGACAACACCCGTCCGATCGTTGCTGCCATGGCCGTCGGCATCGGCCGCGCGGCCCTGGAGGAAATCCGCAAGATCCTGGCCGACGCCGGCGTCGAGATCGACTATGACAGACCCGCACACGCGCAAAGCGCCGCCGCGGCCGAGTTTCTGCGGATGGAAGCCGACTGGGAGGCCAGCTACCTGCTATCGCTGCGCGCGGCATGGCAGGCCGACAACAACATCCCCAACTCCAAAGAAGCGTCGATGAGCAAGGCCAAGGCCGGCCGGATGGCCAGCGATGTCACCCTCAAGGTTGTCGAATTGGCAGGCACCACAGGCTATTCCGAGCAGACCCTGCTGGAGAAGTGGGGTCGCGATTCCAAGATTTTGGATATCTTCGAGGGCACCCAACAGATCCAGCAGTTGGTGGTCGCACGTCGACTACTTGGTCTGTCCTCGGCCGAACTCAAGTAG
- a CDS encoding acyl-CoA dehydrogenase family protein encodes MTDTLPAATAKRSRARNPRRGRQTAIGMQPHKRTGIDFAIAFLTPIVGQEFLDKYNLRDPLNRTLRYGVKTMFSTAGATTRQFKRVQSLRGAPARLKSSGRDYFDLTPDDDQKMIVDTVDEFAAEILRPAAHDADEAVTYPPDLIAKAAELGITAINIPEQFDGIAEHRSSVTNVLVAEALAYGDMGLALPILAPGGAASALTYWGSAGQQATYLNEFAGEHVPQACVAIAEPQPLFDPTRLKTTAVRTPSGYRLDGVKSLVPAAADAELFIVGAQLDGKPALFIVESSSKGLTVKADPSMGIRAAALGQVELSGVAVPLSARLGEDQATDADYSEAIALARLGWAALAVGTSHAVLDYVVPYVKERQAFGEPIARRQAVAFMCANIAIELDGLRLITWRGASRAEQGLPFTREAALAKRLGSDKGMQIGLDGVQLLGGHGFTKEHPVERWYRDLRAIGVAEGVVVI; translated from the coding sequence ATGACCGACACCCTTCCTGCTGCTACCGCCAAGCGATCCCGCGCGCGCAACCCGCGACGCGGTCGCCAGACCGCAATCGGAATGCAGCCGCACAAGCGAACCGGGATCGACTTCGCTATCGCGTTCCTGACCCCGATCGTCGGCCAGGAATTCCTCGACAAATACAACCTGCGCGATCCGCTGAACCGGACCCTGCGCTACGGGGTGAAGACCATGTTCTCCACCGCCGGCGCCACCACCCGTCAGTTCAAGCGGGTGCAAAGCCTGCGCGGCGCCCCGGCCCGACTCAAGTCCAGCGGCCGCGACTACTTCGACCTAACGCCCGACGACGATCAGAAGATGATCGTCGACACCGTCGATGAATTTGCCGCTGAGATACTGCGTCCCGCCGCTCACGACGCCGACGAAGCGGTGACCTACCCGCCCGATCTCATTGCCAAGGCTGCGGAACTGGGCATCACCGCCATCAACATTCCCGAGCAGTTCGACGGCATCGCCGAACATCGCTCCAGCGTGACCAACGTGCTGGTGGCCGAGGCACTGGCGTACGGAGACATGGGCCTGGCACTGCCGATCCTGGCTCCAGGCGGGGCGGCATCCGCGCTAACCTACTGGGGCAGCGCGGGTCAGCAGGCGACCTACCTCAACGAGTTCGCCGGCGAGCATGTCCCCCAGGCCTGCGTTGCCATCGCCGAACCCCAGCCTCTGTTCGACCCGACCCGACTGAAGACCACTGCGGTGCGCACACCATCGGGCTACCGGCTCGACGGCGTGAAGTCACTGGTGCCCGCGGCGGCCGATGCCGAACTGTTCATCGTCGGCGCGCAGCTGGACGGCAAGCCGGCGCTGTTCATTGTCGAGTCCTCGAGCAAAGGACTCACCGTCAAGGCGGACCCGAGTATGGGCATTCGTGCCGCGGCGTTGGGCCAGGTCGAACTGTCCGGGGTAGCGGTCCCGTTGAGCGCCCGGCTGGGCGAAGACCAAGCCACCGACGCCGACTACTCGGAGGCCATCGCCCTGGCTCGGCTGGGATGGGCCGCGTTGGCCGTCGGCACCTCGCACGCGGTCCTTGACTACGTCGTCCCATATGTCAAGGAACGCCAAGCCTTTGGCGAGCCGATCGCCCGTCGGCAAGCCGTGGCGTTCATGTGCGCCAATATCGCCATCGAGCTGGACGGGCTGCGGCTGATCACCTGGCGCGGCGCATCCCGCGCCGAACAGGGCCTGCCGTTCACCCGCGAAGCCGCGCTGGCCAAACGGCTCGGTTCGGACAAGGGCATGCAAATCGGCCTGGACGGCGTCCAGCTGCTAGGCGGCCACGGTTTCACCAAAGAGCACCCGGTTGAACGCTGGTACCGCGACCTGCGGGCCATCGGCGTCGCCGAGGGCGTGGTTGTCATCTAG
- the hisN gene encoding histidinol-phosphatase produces MNQADLLLALALADRADTVTRARFGALDLHVDTKPDLTPVTDADRSVEAEIRQTLQRERPSDSILGEEFGGTTAWHGRQWIIDPIDGTKNFVRGVPVWASLIALLEDGVPRIGVVSAPALQRRWWAAHGQGAFASVDGTTPRRLAVSAVTELDSASLSFSSLSGWTALGLRENFLGLTDAVWRVRAYGDFLSYCLLAEGAVDIAAEPEVSVWDLAALDILVREAGGQLTSLDGTSGPHGGSAVATNGLLHPQVLRRIRSDLV; encoded by the coding sequence ATGAATCAGGCGGACCTACTCCTCGCGCTGGCGCTGGCCGACCGCGCCGACACCGTGACGCGCGCCCGGTTCGGGGCGCTCGACCTGCACGTCGATACCAAGCCCGACCTGACCCCGGTGACCGACGCCGATCGCTCCGTTGAAGCCGAAATCCGTCAGACTCTCCAGCGCGAGCGGCCCAGTGACAGCATCCTTGGCGAGGAGTTCGGTGGGACAACCGCCTGGCACGGACGGCAATGGATCATCGACCCGATCGACGGCACCAAGAATTTTGTTCGCGGGGTGCCGGTGTGGGCCAGCTTGATCGCGTTGCTTGAAGATGGGGTTCCGCGCATCGGTGTGGTGAGTGCACCCGCACTGCAGCGGCGGTGGTGGGCGGCACATGGCCAGGGCGCGTTCGCGTCGGTCGACGGGACGACGCCACGACGACTCGCGGTTTCCGCTGTCACGGAGCTGGATTCGGCGAGTCTGTCATTCTCCAGCCTATCGGGATGGACCGCGCTGGGGTTGCGAGAAAATTTCCTCGGTTTGACCGATGCCGTGTGGCGCGTGCGCGCCTACGGCGACTTCTTGTCTTACTGCCTCCTCGCCGAGGGCGCCGTAGATATCGCCGCCGAACCGGAGGTTTCGGTGTGGGATCTGGCCGCGCTCGACATCCTGGTGCGCGAGGCGGGCGGGCAGCTCACCAGCCTGGATGGCACCTCGGGCCCGCATGGCGGCAGCGCCGTGGCAACCAATGGCTTATTGCACCCTCAGGTGCTGCGCAGAATTCGCTCCGATCTCGTGTGA
- a CDS encoding PPE family protein, whose product MDFAIFPPEVNSARMYAGPGSGSLLAAAASWDALAAELATTAETCGSILTGLTSLNWHGPAAASMEASATPYVGWLHATAEQTLQVAIQARAAAMAYEQAYAMTVPPPVIAANRIQLLSLIATNFFGQNTAAIAANEAQYAEMWVQDATAMYGYATNSAAAVQLTPFTSPQQPTNPAGLAAQNSAVTQANASAAAADPVSQLISSVTQSVQALQQIPNIIPDDFTVLDGIFSVYATIGVTQDLESFCAGIIGAENNLGIIGAGAENPAEVAPTDFGLGSFASSTSAAPTTSSFGSGVGNTVLASAGRAGSIGQLSVPPSWAAPSVRTVAALSPAGLTTLPGTEEAAAAPGIPGMAMPAPGRASGVLPRYGVRLTVMAHPPAAG is encoded by the coding sequence ATGGACTTCGCCATATTTCCGCCGGAGGTCAACTCTGCTCGGATGTACGCCGGCCCCGGCTCGGGGTCACTTTTGGCCGCCGCGGCCAGCTGGGATGCACTGGCCGCCGAGTTAGCCACCACCGCCGAGACCTGTGGGTCGATCCTTACCGGCCTCACCAGTTTGAATTGGCATGGCCCGGCGGCCGCGTCGATGGAGGCAAGCGCCACCCCCTACGTGGGCTGGTTGCACGCGACCGCCGAACAGACACTGCAGGTCGCGATTCAGGCCAGGGCGGCGGCGATGGCCTACGAGCAGGCCTACGCCATGACCGTGCCGCCGCCCGTGATCGCGGCCAACCGCATCCAGCTGCTGTCGCTGATCGCCACCAATTTCTTTGGCCAGAACACCGCCGCGATCGCAGCGAACGAGGCACAGTACGCCGAAATGTGGGTCCAGGACGCCACCGCAATGTACGGCTATGCGACCAACTCGGCGGCGGCGGTGCAGCTGACACCGTTCACCTCCCCACAGCAGCCCACCAACCCGGCCGGGCTGGCGGCGCAGAACAGTGCGGTCACCCAAGCCAATGCCAGCGCCGCCGCCGCCGATCCGGTGTCACAGCTGATTTCTTCGGTGACCCAATCAGTGCAGGCACTGCAGCAAATACCCAACATCATTCCGGACGACTTCACCGTCCTGGACGGCATATTCAGCGTCTATGCGACCATCGGCGTCACTCAGGATCTGGAGTCGTTCTGCGCCGGGATCATTGGAGCCGAAAACAACTTGGGCATTATCGGCGCCGGTGCGGAAAATCCGGCCGAGGTGGCGCCCACCGACTTTGGGCTCGGCTCGTTCGCGTCGAGCACCAGCGCTGCACCTACGACGTCGAGCTTTGGCAGCGGAGTGGGCAACACGGTGTTGGCGAGCGCGGGTAGGGCGGGGTCGATCGGCCAGCTGTCGGTGCCTCCGAGCTGGGCGGCGCCCTCGGTGCGCACCGTAGCGGCGTTGTCACCGGCGGGTTTGACCACACTCCCGGGCACCGAGGAGGCGGCGGCGGCGCCCGGGATTCCGGGGATGGCCATGCCCGCGCCGGGGCGAGCCTCGGGCGTGCTGCCCCGATACGGGGTCCGGCTCACGGTGATGGCACACCCGCCGGCGGCCGGTTGA
- a CDS encoding PPE family protein codes for MDYAFLPPEVNSARIYSGPGPASLLAAAGSWDMVAVELLSTAEGYDSTISSLTAMYWWGPASAAMLATATPFVDWLQATGLQAKESANQARAAAAAFEQAYAMTVPPADVTANRAQLQVLIASNFFGQNTAAIAATEAQYAEMWAQDAAAMYGYAASSAAATMLTPFSSPQDIINPAESPAHSVAPGPAESGSPTQSVLSQLSAAIPQALKTTQSWWPGIIPDDFTVLDAIFALYSTVGMCQDVEAFAAGIISAESSLGLFSSNAVSPAELLPAALAPQLTAAGSAGAAPNAVTVSMSRAGSIGPMSVPPSWSAPSTGAVTAMSGTGLTTIPGTEVSDQGAPGVPGMPVGTGKRSSSVIPRYGVRLTVMSRPPAAG; via the coding sequence ATGGATTACGCATTCCTGCCACCCGAAGTCAACTCGGCGAGAATTTACAGCGGCCCCGGCCCTGCCTCGCTTTTGGCGGCCGCGGGCAGCTGGGATATGGTAGCCGTTGAATTATTGTCGACCGCCGAGGGCTACGACTCGACGATCTCGTCGCTGACCGCCATGTACTGGTGGGGCCCCGCATCCGCGGCGATGTTGGCAACCGCTACACCATTCGTGGACTGGCTGCAGGCGACCGGTTTGCAAGCCAAGGAATCGGCCAATCAGGCCAGAGCGGCCGCGGCTGCGTTCGAACAGGCTTATGCGATGACGGTTCCGCCCGCGGATGTCACCGCCAATCGGGCCCAGCTGCAGGTCCTCATTGCATCAAACTTCTTCGGGCAGAATACGGCGGCCATCGCGGCCACCGAGGCACAGTACGCCGAGATGTGGGCCCAGGACGCCGCCGCGATGTACGGCTATGCAGCCAGCTCGGCGGCCGCGACAATGTTGACACCCTTCTCCTCCCCTCAGGACATCATCAATCCAGCGGAATCACCCGCTCACAGCGTTGCCCCCGGCCCGGCCGAAAGCGGCTCACCGACGCAGTCGGTGTTGTCGCAGTTGTCTGCTGCGATTCCCCAGGCCCTGAAGACGACCCAGTCGTGGTGGCCGGGCATTATCCCAGATGACTTCACCGTCCTTGACGCCATATTCGCGTTGTATTCGACGGTCGGCATGTGCCAGGACGTCGAGGCTTTTGCCGCTGGGATCATCTCGGCGGAAAGCAGTCTGGGTCTCTTCAGTAGCAACGCGGTAAGTCCGGCCGAATTGCTGCCGGCCGCGCTCGCACCGCAATTGACTGCGGCCGGCAGCGCCGGCGCAGCGCCCAACGCCGTCACCGTCAGCATGAGCCGGGCGGGTTCGATCGGGCCGATGTCCGTACCGCCATCCTGGTCGGCTCCCTCGACCGGCGCCGTCACGGCGATGTCCGGCACCGGTTTGACAACGATCCCGGGTACCGAGGTATCCGACCAGGGCGCGCCGGGAGTTCCCGGGATGCCAGTTGGCACCGGCAAGCGCAGCTCGAGCGTGATCCCCCGATACGGGGTCCGGCTCACCGTGATGTCGCGGCCGCCGGCGGCCGGGTGA
- a CDS encoding universal stress protein, with protein MSNESAPAIVVGIDGSHAATYAALWAIDEAVSRDIPLRLVYVVDHLEPAGSGAHVAQEGAAHAALYDVYRAVDATGRPVKIETEILWGRPLTKLMAESRSAVMVCVGSIGLNHARRGEGSVAGTLAGSALCPVAVIQAPAGGAAVPAISGVVAEVGNGSVLRHAFEEARLRDVPLLAISSGLTTASDVDDGNRLAKKQLERRLARWTRLYPDVEVDSEVIRGHACTYLAANAKPDQLYVADSHAAQVCNVYSAACSVLTVRIGNL; from the coding sequence ATGAGCAACGAGTCAGCCCCGGCAATCGTCGTCGGAATTGACGGGTCGCATGCGGCAACCTACGCGGCCCTTTGGGCGATCGACGAGGCTGTCAGTCGAGACATTCCACTGCGCCTGGTGTACGTCGTCGATCACCTGGAACCGGCGGGCAGCGGTGCTCATGTTGCGCAGGAAGGAGCGGCGCATGCAGCGTTGTACGACGTCTACCGCGCGGTCGACGCCACTGGGCGCCCGGTCAAGATCGAAACCGAGATTCTGTGGGGCAGGCCGCTCACCAAGCTGATGGCCGAGTCCCGGTCGGCGGTCATGGTCTGTGTTGGGTCCATCGGGCTTAACCACGCACGGCGAGGGGAAGGCTCGGTGGCGGGCACCCTGGCCGGATCGGCGCTATGTCCGGTGGCGGTGATCCAGGCGCCTGCCGGGGGAGCGGCGGTACCCGCCATCAGTGGTGTCGTGGCGGAGGTGGGAAACGGGTCGGTGTTGCGGCACGCTTTCGAGGAGGCGAGGTTACGGGATGTTCCACTGCTGGCCATCTCCTCAGGATTGACGACGGCGTCCGACGTTGATGACGGAAACCGTTTGGCGAAAAAGCAACTGGAGCGCCGGCTTGCCCGGTGGACGCGGCTGTATCCGGATGTGGAGGTTGACTCAGAAGTGATCCGTGGACATGCCTGCACCTATCTGGCCGCCAATGCAAAGCCGGACCAGCTGTATGTTGCTGACTCCCATGCAGCGCAGGTATGCAACGTCTACAGCGCGGCATGTTCGGTACTGACGGTACGCATCGGCAACCTGTAG